The following proteins are co-located in the Trichormus variabilis 0441 genome:
- a CDS encoding diflavin flavoprotein, giving the protein MVALTEDTQANANRGRLTVQTVEIAAETTAIRCLDWDRERFDIEFGLRNGTTYNSFLIQGEKIALVDTSHRKFEKLYLEIVAGLIDPNTIDYLIISHTEPDHSGLVKDILQLAPSITIVGAKVAIQFLENMVHQPFKSLQVKSGERLDLGNGHNLEFVSAPNLHWPDTILTYDHKTGILYTCDVFGMHYCDDQTYDENFFAIEEDFKYYYDCLMGPNARSVLAALKRIENLTINTVATGHGPLLQNHISEWLGKYQNWSLEQAKTETLVALFYAEDYGYSEHLVHTLGHGCTKTGVAVELIDLNTAEPQEVRELVAQASGLVIAMPSQYSLTAQAALNTILAAVHHKQAIGLLESGGGEDEPVFPLRNKFQELGLVEAFPPILIKEAPTQTTEQLCEEAGTDIGQWLTRDRTIKQIKSINTDLEKALGRISTGLYIITTKKGEIQGAMFASWVTQASLNPLGVAIAVSKERAIESLMHVGDRFVLNVLEEDNYQGLMKHFLKRFAPGADRFAGIKTYPATDGSPILAESLAYTECEITSRIDCGDHWIIYSTVQVGRVANVHAMTAVHHRKVGNHY; this is encoded by the coding sequence ATGGTTGCACTCACCGAAGATACACAAGCTAATGCCAACAGAGGACGTTTGACAGTGCAAACTGTGGAAATTGCAGCTGAAACAACTGCTATTCGCTGTCTGGATTGGGATCGAGAGCGTTTCGATATTGAATTTGGTTTACGTAACGGCACCACATATAATTCTTTCTTAATTCAAGGTGAAAAAATTGCTTTAGTTGACACTTCACACCGCAAGTTTGAGAAACTCTATCTAGAGATAGTTGCTGGATTAATTGACCCAAACACAATAGACTATTTGATTATTAGTCACACAGAACCAGACCATAGCGGCTTAGTGAAGGATATTTTGCAACTAGCTCCCTCTATCACTATTGTTGGGGCTAAAGTCGCAATTCAATTTTTAGAAAATATGGTTCACCAACCATTTAAATCCCTTCAGGTGAAAAGTGGAGAACGCTTAGATTTAGGTAATGGCCACAACTTAGAATTTGTTTCTGCACCTAATTTACATTGGCCAGATACAATTTTGACCTATGACCACAAAACAGGGATTCTCTACACTTGTGATGTGTTTGGGATGCACTATTGCGATGATCAGACTTATGATGAAAATTTCTTCGCCATTGAAGAAGATTTTAAATATTACTATGATTGTCTGATGGGGCCGAATGCTCGGTCTGTGTTGGCAGCTTTAAAACGCATTGAAAACTTAACAATCAACACAGTGGCTACAGGACACGGGCCTCTACTACAAAATCATATTAGCGAATGGTTAGGTAAGTATCAAAACTGGAGTTTAGAACAAGCTAAAACAGAGACATTAGTTGCTTTGTTTTATGCTGAAGATTATGGCTATAGTGAACATTTAGTACATACTTTGGGGCATGGATGTACTAAAACAGGTGTGGCGGTAGAACTGATAGACTTAAATACTGCTGAACCACAAGAAGTAAGAGAATTAGTTGCTCAAGCATCTGGCTTAGTCATCGCCATGCCATCCCAATATTCACTGACAGCCCAGGCAGCATTAAATACTATCTTGGCGGCTGTACATCATAAACAGGCCATAGGCTTATTAGAGTCTGGTGGTGGAGAAGATGAACCTGTTTTTCCTTTACGGAATAAGTTTCAAGAATTGGGACTAGTTGAAGCTTTCCCCCCAATTTTAATTAAAGAAGCTCCCACACAAACCACAGAACAACTTTGTGAGGAAGCTGGTACAGATATAGGGCAATGGTTGACACGCGATCGCACCATCAAACAAATCAAATCCATCAACACCGACTTAGAGAAAGCCTTAGGACGGATTAGCACTGGCTTATATATCATCACTACCAAAAAAGGAGAAATTCAAGGTGCCATGTTCGCCTCATGGGTGACACAAGCTAGCCTCAATCCTTTAGGAGTAGCCATTGCTGTCTCCAAAGAACGCGCCATTGAATCCTTAATGCACGTAGGCGATCGCTTTGTTTTGAACGTTCTGGAAGAAGATAACTATCAAGGATTGATGAAACATTTCCTCAAACGCTTTGCCCCTGGTGCAGACCGCTTTGCAGGCATCAAAACCTACCCAGCCACCGACGGTTCCCCCATTCTTGCAGAATCCCTAGCTTACACAGAATGCGAAATCACCAGCCGTATCGACTGTGGCGACCATTGGATTATCTACAGCACTGTTCAAGTCGGCAGAGTTGCTAACGTCCATGCAATGACAGCCGTTCATCATCGCAAAGTTGGCAATCATTACTAA
- a CDS encoding 1-aminocyclopropane-1-carboxylate deaminase/D-cysteine desulfhydrase — protein MSLTFVPPPIQKINSEIANNAGVEIDVLRLDLMHPWVNGNKWYKLKYNLLEAKEKGYTTLLTFGGAYSNHIFATAAAGNLLGFQTIGVIRGEETLPLNPTLSFATKQGMQLVYVDRETYRQRNSATLHADLRKRFGEVFIIPEGGSNLNGVRGCLEIISAATQAFNIVCVACGTATTLAGIALALEAKQRVIGFPVLKNGGFLAEEITQFMNNYVAAGLPISSSSPAHWELVCDYHFGGYAKVKDDLIVFSQQFTQTHGVPLDYVYTAKMFYGVMDLLKQRYFTKGDRILMIHTGGLQGNIGMSERL, from the coding sequence ATGTCATTGACCTTTGTTCCTCCCCCAATACAAAAAATCAATAGTGAGATTGCTAATAACGCTGGTGTAGAAATTGATGTATTACGCCTTGATTTAATGCACCCGTGGGTAAACGGTAATAAGTGGTACAAGCTAAAATACAATCTCTTAGAAGCGAAAGAGAAAGGTTATACAACATTACTTACCTTTGGTGGTGCATATTCTAATCACATCTTTGCTACAGCCGCCGCAGGTAATCTGTTAGGTTTCCAGACTATTGGTGTGATTCGCGGGGAGGAAACCTTACCCTTAAATCCCACACTAAGTTTTGCCACAAAACAAGGTATGCAGCTTGTCTATGTGGACAGGGAAACCTATCGACAACGAAACAGCGCCACATTACACGCAGACTTAAGGAAACGCTTCGGTGAGGTATTTATCATTCCTGAAGGTGGTAGTAATTTGAATGGTGTGCGCGGTTGTCTAGAAATCATCAGTGCCGCAACGCAAGCATTTAATATTGTGTGTGTAGCTTGTGGTACAGCCACTACTCTAGCAGGTATCGCTCTGGCGCTGGAAGCAAAGCAACGTGTCATCGGTTTTCCTGTGTTAAAAAATGGGGGTTTTCTAGCAGAGGAAATTACTCAGTTTATGAATAATTATGTCGCGGCGGGGCTGCCCATTTCATCAAGTTCTCCCGCGCATTGGGAATTAGTTTGCGATTACCATTTTGGCGGTTACGCCAAGGTGAAAGATGATCTTATCGTGTTCAGTCAGCAGTTTACCCAAACCCACGGCGTACCCCTTGATTACGTGTATACCGCGAAAATGTTTTATGGTGTGATGGACTTGTTAAAGCAAAGATATTTTACAAAAGGCGATCGCATCTTGATGATTCACACCGGTGGCTTACAAGGAAATATCGGGATGAGTGAACGATTGTAA
- a CDS encoding endo-1,4-beta-xylanase, translating into MFHRRKFLKRAGYTTLSAFLTMGFLQRDKQRDIRSTDIAAINTNFPLQQLAAAKGKRYGAAVDSETLKKYPDYAKLIARECSIVTPNGELKWNATEPQPGYFTFAAADAIANFCQKNNLKMHGHTLFWNMAKPDWLPYPPTLPMIERHFNGVMGHYRHSQVLTSWDIANEIIAYSEDEAKASTYGLHKGVKPELIRDVFLIAASIDSSKKFYLNDFSIEGDTWKSRYFLKMIEYLKNNGAKIDGAGIQSHLWFSTNYPFDEKGFVGVLKRLKELEVKPVITELDIIIDTPLPDTIEKLDQMVADSYKRYLDLCFANGVDTIITWGITDRHSWIRHPDWMPQKFKGNPSYHKFLRPLPYDENLKPKLARKAIAQSFIKAAASI; encoded by the coding sequence ATGTTCCATCGGAGAAAATTTCTAAAGAGAGCAGGATACACAACTCTATCTGCTTTCTTGACGATGGGGTTTTTACAAAGGGATAAACAGAGGGATATTCGTAGTACGGATATTGCGGCAATAAATACGAATTTTCCGTTGCAGCAATTAGCTGCTGCCAAAGGAAAACGCTATGGTGCAGCAGTTGACAGTGAAACTTTAAAAAAATATCCCGACTACGCAAAATTAATTGCCCGTGAATGTTCAATTGTGACACCCAATGGCGAATTAAAGTGGAATGCCACTGAACCGCAGCCAGGATATTTTACTTTTGCAGCAGCTGATGCGATCGCCAACTTCTGCCAAAAGAATAACTTGAAAATGCACGGACATACCCTGTTCTGGAACATGGCAAAACCAGACTGGCTTCCTTACCCCCCCACTCTACCCATGATCGAACGGCACTTTAACGGCGTGATGGGGCATTATCGCCATAGTCAGGTTTTAACATCTTGGGATATCGCTAATGAAATTATTGCCTACAGTGAAGACGAAGCTAAGGCCTCTACCTATGGCTTACATAAAGGCGTAAAACCAGAATTAATTCGAGATGTGTTTTTAATCGCCGCTTCGATTGATAGCAGCAAGAAATTTTACCTCAATGATTTCTCCATTGAAGGTGATACCTGGAAATCCAGGTATTTCTTAAAAATGATTGAGTATCTCAAGAATAATGGCGCGAAGATAGATGGAGCAGGTATCCAGTCCCATCTGTGGTTTTCTACCAATTATCCTTTTGATGAAAAAGGATTTGTTGGTGTTTTAAAAAGGCTCAAAGAACTGGAAGTTAAACCAGTAATTACCGAACTAGATATTATTATTGATACCCCTCTACCAGACACTATCGAAAAGCTCGATCAAATGGTGGCAGACTCTTATAAGCGATATCTTGACTTATGCTTTGCCAATGGAGTCGATACCATCATTACCTGGGGTATTACTGATCGCCATAGCTGGATACGTCACCCTGATTGGATGCCGCAAAAATTTAAGGGAAATCCCAGCTACCATAAGTTTTTGCGTCCACTTCCCTACGACGAGAATCTGAAACCTAAACTTGCTCGTAAAGCGATCGCCCAATCTTTTATCAAGGCTGCTGCTTCAATATGA